The Pseudomonas alkylphenolica genomic sequence TTCGCCGCCTGGGACGGCCGCTGGTAATGAGCAAGTCCAGGACCAAGGCACCGATTCTCACCCTCGCCCCGGAACAGGAACGCGAGGCGCTGGATGTTCTCAAGCGCTTCCTCGAAGACCGTTTCGAGTTGCAGCTGGGGTCGTTCGAGGTCGCCGAGGTGCTGGATCTGTTCACCAAAGAGATTGCCCCG encodes the following:
- a CDS encoding DUF2164 domain-containing protein, translated to MSKSRTKAPILTLAPEQEREALDVLKRFLEDRFELQLGSFEVAEVLDLFTKEIAPHYYNRAIFDVQNHLKERFESIESDLWALEKN